Proteins co-encoded in one Helicoverpa zea isolate HzStark_Cry1AcR chromosome 18, ilHelZeax1.1, whole genome shotgun sequence genomic window:
- the LOC124638716 gene encoding uncharacterized protein LOC124638716 isoform X2 yields MPKRCALGCSNYLSYHRFPHPERNPDRFKAWVHIVGGKLDSPADYELYRKKVICDIHFTDRDRIRNNRLNFMAVPSLHLPGQSDNVGSSEQVFLAPEHINEESSLTILKQMQIDNSARPISSEHDYCQKKATDKYKRPQGRVFPSLWLNKLRTTRRQIKTLQCNLTRTKKKNESLQMRLPSNPELRAKWLKAVGRPNWTVPSYARVCSVHFDQDQINYDGHRVRLKDDAVPLNLLPSNSNFEASDVEACRICLATDIKLYSLQGTYLATCMQALVGISRKGLGIEGLPQFVCCLCTPALVKCKKLIEQCSKSQNILLDIFNKHGEVSERLIKEQTSTQNKATIENEQLFENNDLIKIKTESKLLNNDYDDEDLYFENDDDSNTYIYTQIVESKDYKMEENDDDEISDVHETEKTNVCEDTVNSSTDKDSSFNRQDEKPSTKPTQVISPSNICRRCGEEFSSFRDMMSHMKAQHPRPRLQHPWRGDKPYPLPCEICAEIMTGRKKHWLHFLRQHPKHVNTYHAVITAVCDTCGKGFQNSTKLRVHQMRHRSPTLQCESCPRLFYDKYKLARHARVHSADKPHVCRTCGRAFKQQSNLDRHYKVHTDVASYKCTICDKAFKYSSSRNLHIRTVHQNVSHPTRKKRSKSTNDDDVDADES; encoded by the exons ACCTCTCCTACCATAGATTTCCGCACCCAGAAAGGAATCCTGACCGTTTTAAGGCTTGGGTTCATATTGTTGGTGGGAAGTTGGATAGTCCTGCTGATTACGAACTGTATCGGAAGAAGGTTATTTGTGATATCCATTTTACAGACAGAGATAGAATCCGTAACAACCGCTTGAATTTTATGGCCGTGCCCTCACTTCATCTTCCTG GCCAGTCTGATAATGTTGGTTCTTCAGAGCAAGTTTTTCTTGCACCTGAACATATAAATGAAGAAAGCAGCCTCACAATATTGAAACAAATGCAAATAG ATAACTCTGCTAGACCGATATCATCAGAACACGATTATTGCCAGAAGAAGGCAACagataaatacaaaa GACCACAGGGCCGGGTGTTTCCGTCATTGTGGTTAAACAAGTTACGAACAACAAGGAGGCAAATTAAAACCTTGCAGTGTAATTTAACgagaacaaaaaagaaaaatgaaagcCTTCAAATGAG ACTGCCTTCGAATCCAGAGCTGCGTGCAAAATGGTTGAAAGCCGTCGGCCGCCCAAACTGGACAGTTCCCAGTTACGCTAGAGTATGCAGTGTGCACTTTGATCAGgatcaaataaattatgatgGCCATAGAGTAAGGCTTAAAGATGATGCTGTTCCTCTTAATTTGTTGCCA tcAAATTCAAATTTTGAAGCTTCCGATGTGGAAGCGTGCCGGATCTGCTTGGCCACAGACATCAAGTTGTACAGTCTACAGGGCACATACCTGGCCACTTGCATGCAGGCCCTAGTTGGAATTTct CGAAAAGGCTTGGGTATAGAAGGCTTGCCACAATTTGTCTGCTGCCTCTGCACACCAGCTTTAGTAAAATGCAAGAAACTCATTGAACAATGCTCAAAATCTCAGAACATACTTCTGGATATATTTAACAAGCATGGAGAG GTTAGTGAAAGGCTGATCAAGGAACAAACCAGTACCCAAAATAAGGCTACTATAGAAAATGAACAGTTATTTGAAAACAATGACCTTATTAAGATCAAGACAGAATCAAAACTCCTAAataatgattatgatgatgaagactTGTATTTTGAGAATGACGACGATtctaatacatatatttacacACAGATAGTTGAATCTAAGGACtataaaatggaagaaaatgatgatgatgaaataagtGATGTTCATGAGACTGAAAAGACTAATGTTTGTGAAGACACTGTTAATAGCAGTACTGATAAAGATTCAAGTTTTAATAGACAGGATGAAAAA CCGAGCACCAAGCCAACCCAAGTTATAAGTCCTAGCAACATCTGCAGGCGATGTGGTGAGGAGTTCTCGTCATTCAGAGACATGATGAGTCACATGAAGGCGCAGCACCCGCGTCCGAGGCTGCAGCACCCGTGGAGGGGAGATAAGCCCTATCCTTTGCCTTGCGAAATT TGCGCAGAAATAATGACGGGTCGCAAGAAGCACTGGCTGCACTTTCTGCGACAGCATCCGAAGCACGTGAACACATACCACGCGGTAATTACGGCCGTCTGTGATACTTGCGGGAAAGGATTTCAG AATTCAACAAAACTCCGCGTCCATCAAATGCGTCACCGCAGCCCGACGTTACAATGTGAGAGTTGTCCGCGCCTCTTCTACGACAAGTACAAGTTGGCGCGTCACGCTCGCGTGCACAGCGCGGACAAACCGCACGTGTGTCGCACGTGTGGGAGGGCCTTTAAGCAGCAGAGTAATCTGGATCGACATTATAAG gtTCATACAGACGTCGCTTCCTACAAATGTACAATATGCGACAAAGCCTTTAAATACTCGTCGAGTAGAAACTTGCATATTCGCACCGTGCACCAAAATGTGAGTCACCCGACTAGGAAGAAAAGAAGCAAGTCcacaaatgatgatgatgttgatgctGATGAGTcgtag
- the LOC124638716 gene encoding uncharacterized protein LOC124638716 isoform X1 has translation MPKRCALGCSNYLSYHRFPHPERNPDRFKAWVHIVGGKLDSPADYELYRKKVICDIHFTDRDRIRNNRLNFMAVPSLHLPGQSDNVGSSEQVFLAPEHINEESSLTILKQMQIGKFDKVGSSERVFLVPEPLNQESNHAILKPSLTDNSARPISSEHDYCQKKATDKYKRPQGRVFPSLWLNKLRTTRRQIKTLQCNLTRTKKKNESLQMRLPSNPELRAKWLKAVGRPNWTVPSYARVCSVHFDQDQINYDGHRVRLKDDAVPLNLLPSNSNFEASDVEACRICLATDIKLYSLQGTYLATCMQALVGISRKGLGIEGLPQFVCCLCTPALVKCKKLIEQCSKSQNILLDIFNKHGEVSERLIKEQTSTQNKATIENEQLFENNDLIKIKTESKLLNNDYDDEDLYFENDDDSNTYIYTQIVESKDYKMEENDDDEISDVHETEKTNVCEDTVNSSTDKDSSFNRQDEKPSTKPTQVISPSNICRRCGEEFSSFRDMMSHMKAQHPRPRLQHPWRGDKPYPLPCEICAEIMTGRKKHWLHFLRQHPKHVNTYHAVITAVCDTCGKGFQNSTKLRVHQMRHRSPTLQCESCPRLFYDKYKLARHARVHSADKPHVCRTCGRAFKQQSNLDRHYKVHTDVASYKCTICDKAFKYSSSRNLHIRTVHQNVSHPTRKKRSKSTNDDDVDADES, from the exons ACCTCTCCTACCATAGATTTCCGCACCCAGAAAGGAATCCTGACCGTTTTAAGGCTTGGGTTCATATTGTTGGTGGGAAGTTGGATAGTCCTGCTGATTACGAACTGTATCGGAAGAAGGTTATTTGTGATATCCATTTTACAGACAGAGATAGAATCCGTAACAACCGCTTGAATTTTATGGCCGTGCCCTCACTTCATCTTCCTG GCCAGTCTGATAATGTTGGTTCTTCAGAGCAAGTTTTTCTTGCACCTGAACATATAAATGAAGAAAGCAGCCTCACAATATTGAAACAAATGCAAATAG GCAAGTTTGATAAAGTTGGTTCTTCAGAGAGAGTTTTTCTTGTACCTGAACCTCTAAATCAAGAAAGTAACCATGCTATATTAAAACCGTCACTCAcag ATAACTCTGCTAGACCGATATCATCAGAACACGATTATTGCCAGAAGAAGGCAACagataaatacaaaa GACCACAGGGCCGGGTGTTTCCGTCATTGTGGTTAAACAAGTTACGAACAACAAGGAGGCAAATTAAAACCTTGCAGTGTAATTTAACgagaacaaaaaagaaaaatgaaagcCTTCAAATGAG ACTGCCTTCGAATCCAGAGCTGCGTGCAAAATGGTTGAAAGCCGTCGGCCGCCCAAACTGGACAGTTCCCAGTTACGCTAGAGTATGCAGTGTGCACTTTGATCAGgatcaaataaattatgatgGCCATAGAGTAAGGCTTAAAGATGATGCTGTTCCTCTTAATTTGTTGCCA tcAAATTCAAATTTTGAAGCTTCCGATGTGGAAGCGTGCCGGATCTGCTTGGCCACAGACATCAAGTTGTACAGTCTACAGGGCACATACCTGGCCACTTGCATGCAGGCCCTAGTTGGAATTTct CGAAAAGGCTTGGGTATAGAAGGCTTGCCACAATTTGTCTGCTGCCTCTGCACACCAGCTTTAGTAAAATGCAAGAAACTCATTGAACAATGCTCAAAATCTCAGAACATACTTCTGGATATATTTAACAAGCATGGAGAG GTTAGTGAAAGGCTGATCAAGGAACAAACCAGTACCCAAAATAAGGCTACTATAGAAAATGAACAGTTATTTGAAAACAATGACCTTATTAAGATCAAGACAGAATCAAAACTCCTAAataatgattatgatgatgaagactTGTATTTTGAGAATGACGACGATtctaatacatatatttacacACAGATAGTTGAATCTAAGGACtataaaatggaagaaaatgatgatgatgaaataagtGATGTTCATGAGACTGAAAAGACTAATGTTTGTGAAGACACTGTTAATAGCAGTACTGATAAAGATTCAAGTTTTAATAGACAGGATGAAAAA CCGAGCACCAAGCCAACCCAAGTTATAAGTCCTAGCAACATCTGCAGGCGATGTGGTGAGGAGTTCTCGTCATTCAGAGACATGATGAGTCACATGAAGGCGCAGCACCCGCGTCCGAGGCTGCAGCACCCGTGGAGGGGAGATAAGCCCTATCCTTTGCCTTGCGAAATT TGCGCAGAAATAATGACGGGTCGCAAGAAGCACTGGCTGCACTTTCTGCGACAGCATCCGAAGCACGTGAACACATACCACGCGGTAATTACGGCCGTCTGTGATACTTGCGGGAAAGGATTTCAG AATTCAACAAAACTCCGCGTCCATCAAATGCGTCACCGCAGCCCGACGTTACAATGTGAGAGTTGTCCGCGCCTCTTCTACGACAAGTACAAGTTGGCGCGTCACGCTCGCGTGCACAGCGCGGACAAACCGCACGTGTGTCGCACGTGTGGGAGGGCCTTTAAGCAGCAGAGTAATCTGGATCGACATTATAAG gtTCATACAGACGTCGCTTCCTACAAATGTACAATATGCGACAAAGCCTTTAAATACTCGTCGAGTAGAAACTTGCATATTCGCACCGTGCACCAAAATGTGAGTCACCCGACTAGGAAGAAAAGAAGCAAGTCcacaaatgatgatgatgttgatgctGATGAGTcgtag
- the LOC124638716 gene encoding zinc finger protein 460-like isoform X3 has protein sequence MPKRCALGCSNYLSYHRFPHPERNPDRFKAWVHIVGGKLDSPADYELYRKKVICDIHFTDRDRIRNNRLNFMAVPSLHLPDNSARPISSEHDYCQKKATDKYKRPQGRVFPSLWLNKLRTTRRQIKTLQCNLTRTKKKNESLQMRLPSNPELRAKWLKAVGRPNWTVPSYARVCSVHFDQDQINYDGHRVRLKDDAVPLNLLPSNSNFEASDVEACRICLATDIKLYSLQGTYLATCMQALVGISRKGLGIEGLPQFVCCLCTPALVKCKKLIEQCSKSQNILLDIFNKHGEVSERLIKEQTSTQNKATIENEQLFENNDLIKIKTESKLLNNDYDDEDLYFENDDDSNTYIYTQIVESKDYKMEENDDDEISDVHETEKTNVCEDTVNSSTDKDSSFNRQDEKPSTKPTQVISPSNICRRCGEEFSSFRDMMSHMKAQHPRPRLQHPWRGDKPYPLPCEICAEIMTGRKKHWLHFLRQHPKHVNTYHAVITAVCDTCGKGFQNSTKLRVHQMRHRSPTLQCESCPRLFYDKYKLARHARVHSADKPHVCRTCGRAFKQQSNLDRHYKVHTDVASYKCTICDKAFKYSSSRNLHIRTVHQNVSHPTRKKRSKSTNDDDVDADES, from the exons ACCTCTCCTACCATAGATTTCCGCACCCAGAAAGGAATCCTGACCGTTTTAAGGCTTGGGTTCATATTGTTGGTGGGAAGTTGGATAGTCCTGCTGATTACGAACTGTATCGGAAGAAGGTTATTTGTGATATCCATTTTACAGACAGAGATAGAATCCGTAACAACCGCTTGAATTTTATGGCCGTGCCCTCACTTCATCTTCCTG ATAACTCTGCTAGACCGATATCATCAGAACACGATTATTGCCAGAAGAAGGCAACagataaatacaaaa GACCACAGGGCCGGGTGTTTCCGTCATTGTGGTTAAACAAGTTACGAACAACAAGGAGGCAAATTAAAACCTTGCAGTGTAATTTAACgagaacaaaaaagaaaaatgaaagcCTTCAAATGAG ACTGCCTTCGAATCCAGAGCTGCGTGCAAAATGGTTGAAAGCCGTCGGCCGCCCAAACTGGACAGTTCCCAGTTACGCTAGAGTATGCAGTGTGCACTTTGATCAGgatcaaataaattatgatgGCCATAGAGTAAGGCTTAAAGATGATGCTGTTCCTCTTAATTTGTTGCCA tcAAATTCAAATTTTGAAGCTTCCGATGTGGAAGCGTGCCGGATCTGCTTGGCCACAGACATCAAGTTGTACAGTCTACAGGGCACATACCTGGCCACTTGCATGCAGGCCCTAGTTGGAATTTct CGAAAAGGCTTGGGTATAGAAGGCTTGCCACAATTTGTCTGCTGCCTCTGCACACCAGCTTTAGTAAAATGCAAGAAACTCATTGAACAATGCTCAAAATCTCAGAACATACTTCTGGATATATTTAACAAGCATGGAGAG GTTAGTGAAAGGCTGATCAAGGAACAAACCAGTACCCAAAATAAGGCTACTATAGAAAATGAACAGTTATTTGAAAACAATGACCTTATTAAGATCAAGACAGAATCAAAACTCCTAAataatgattatgatgatgaagactTGTATTTTGAGAATGACGACGATtctaatacatatatttacacACAGATAGTTGAATCTAAGGACtataaaatggaagaaaatgatgatgatgaaataagtGATGTTCATGAGACTGAAAAGACTAATGTTTGTGAAGACACTGTTAATAGCAGTACTGATAAAGATTCAAGTTTTAATAGACAGGATGAAAAA CCGAGCACCAAGCCAACCCAAGTTATAAGTCCTAGCAACATCTGCAGGCGATGTGGTGAGGAGTTCTCGTCATTCAGAGACATGATGAGTCACATGAAGGCGCAGCACCCGCGTCCGAGGCTGCAGCACCCGTGGAGGGGAGATAAGCCCTATCCTTTGCCTTGCGAAATT TGCGCAGAAATAATGACGGGTCGCAAGAAGCACTGGCTGCACTTTCTGCGACAGCATCCGAAGCACGTGAACACATACCACGCGGTAATTACGGCCGTCTGTGATACTTGCGGGAAAGGATTTCAG AATTCAACAAAACTCCGCGTCCATCAAATGCGTCACCGCAGCCCGACGTTACAATGTGAGAGTTGTCCGCGCCTCTTCTACGACAAGTACAAGTTGGCGCGTCACGCTCGCGTGCACAGCGCGGACAAACCGCACGTGTGTCGCACGTGTGGGAGGGCCTTTAAGCAGCAGAGTAATCTGGATCGACATTATAAG gtTCATACAGACGTCGCTTCCTACAAATGTACAATATGCGACAAAGCCTTTAAATACTCGTCGAGTAGAAACTTGCATATTCGCACCGTGCACCAAAATGTGAGTCACCCGACTAGGAAGAAAAGAAGCAAGTCcacaaatgatgatgatgttgatgctGATGAGTcgtag
- the LOC124638716 gene encoding zinc finger protein 675-like isoform X4: MVTYCCVQDCGNNSNKTRKDSTSVISFHSLPSNPELRAKWLKAVGRPNWTVPSYARVCSVHFDQDQINYDGHRVRLKDDAVPLNLLPSNSNFEASDVEACRICLATDIKLYSLQGTYLATCMQALVGISRKGLGIEGLPQFVCCLCTPALVKCKKLIEQCSKSQNILLDIFNKHGEVSERLIKEQTSTQNKATIENEQLFENNDLIKIKTESKLLNNDYDDEDLYFENDDDSNTYIYTQIVESKDYKMEENDDDEISDVHETEKTNVCEDTVNSSTDKDSSFNRQDEKPSTKPTQVISPSNICRRCGEEFSSFRDMMSHMKAQHPRPRLQHPWRGDKPYPLPCEICAEIMTGRKKHWLHFLRQHPKHVNTYHAVITAVCDTCGKGFQNSTKLRVHQMRHRSPTLQCESCPRLFYDKYKLARHARVHSADKPHVCRTCGRAFKQQSNLDRHYKVHTDVASYKCTICDKAFKYSSSRNLHIRTVHQNVSHPTRKKRSKSTNDDDVDADES, translated from the exons ATGGTGACATACTGCTGTGTGCAAGATTGCggtaacaatagtaacaaaactaGGAAAGATTCTACTTCTGTTATATCGTTTCACTC ACTGCCTTCGAATCCAGAGCTGCGTGCAAAATGGTTGAAAGCCGTCGGCCGCCCAAACTGGACAGTTCCCAGTTACGCTAGAGTATGCAGTGTGCACTTTGATCAGgatcaaataaattatgatgGCCATAGAGTAAGGCTTAAAGATGATGCTGTTCCTCTTAATTTGTTGCCA tcAAATTCAAATTTTGAAGCTTCCGATGTGGAAGCGTGCCGGATCTGCTTGGCCACAGACATCAAGTTGTACAGTCTACAGGGCACATACCTGGCCACTTGCATGCAGGCCCTAGTTGGAATTTct CGAAAAGGCTTGGGTATAGAAGGCTTGCCACAATTTGTCTGCTGCCTCTGCACACCAGCTTTAGTAAAATGCAAGAAACTCATTGAACAATGCTCAAAATCTCAGAACATACTTCTGGATATATTTAACAAGCATGGAGAG GTTAGTGAAAGGCTGATCAAGGAACAAACCAGTACCCAAAATAAGGCTACTATAGAAAATGAACAGTTATTTGAAAACAATGACCTTATTAAGATCAAGACAGAATCAAAACTCCTAAataatgattatgatgatgaagactTGTATTTTGAGAATGACGACGATtctaatacatatatttacacACAGATAGTTGAATCTAAGGACtataaaatggaagaaaatgatgatgatgaaataagtGATGTTCATGAGACTGAAAAGACTAATGTTTGTGAAGACACTGTTAATAGCAGTACTGATAAAGATTCAAGTTTTAATAGACAGGATGAAAAA CCGAGCACCAAGCCAACCCAAGTTATAAGTCCTAGCAACATCTGCAGGCGATGTGGTGAGGAGTTCTCGTCATTCAGAGACATGATGAGTCACATGAAGGCGCAGCACCCGCGTCCGAGGCTGCAGCACCCGTGGAGGGGAGATAAGCCCTATCCTTTGCCTTGCGAAATT TGCGCAGAAATAATGACGGGTCGCAAGAAGCACTGGCTGCACTTTCTGCGACAGCATCCGAAGCACGTGAACACATACCACGCGGTAATTACGGCCGTCTGTGATACTTGCGGGAAAGGATTTCAG AATTCAACAAAACTCCGCGTCCATCAAATGCGTCACCGCAGCCCGACGTTACAATGTGAGAGTTGTCCGCGCCTCTTCTACGACAAGTACAAGTTGGCGCGTCACGCTCGCGTGCACAGCGCGGACAAACCGCACGTGTGTCGCACGTGTGGGAGGGCCTTTAAGCAGCAGAGTAATCTGGATCGACATTATAAG gtTCATACAGACGTCGCTTCCTACAAATGTACAATATGCGACAAAGCCTTTAAATACTCGTCGAGTAGAAACTTGCATATTCGCACCGTGCACCAAAATGTGAGTCACCCGACTAGGAAGAAAAGAAGCAAGTCcacaaatgatgatgatgttgatgctGATGAGTcgtag